A single region of the Salarchaeum japonicum genome encodes:
- a CDS encoding tyrosine-type recombinase/integrase — MDYDNQRQETSESSESNDDLQPLPPEEGVTRFLRHREPSVRDSTLSNARTRLRYFTEWCEEREIENLNTLTGRDLADFVAWRREDIAAITLQKQLSTIRVALRWWADIEAVRDGLAEKVHAPELPDGANSRDVHLKPARADRMLEHYGTYQPGSREHVLLALLWRTGMRRGALRSLDEDDLRPDDHAVVLRHRIEEGTRLKNGESGERWVYLGPRWYQVVERYVQNPNRPDVTDESGRSPLLTTRKGRPTGDTIYANVCRLTQPCEIGRECPHDRDPGTCEARGVDGHPARCPSSRSPHAIRRGAITHHLNQDTPPETVSERMDVSLDVLYEHYDARTEREKMDVRREQLPGGE; from the coding sequence ATGGATTACGATAATCAGCGGCAAGAGACTAGCGAATCGAGTGAAAGTAACGACGACCTCCAACCGCTCCCGCCCGAGGAGGGCGTAACGCGGTTCCTCCGGCATCGAGAACCGAGCGTCCGGGATTCGACACTCTCGAACGCCCGCACTCGCCTCCGGTACTTCACGGAGTGGTGCGAGGAGCGCGAGATCGAGAACCTGAACACGCTTACCGGCCGCGACCTCGCTGATTTCGTCGCCTGGCGGCGGGAGGATATTGCGGCTATCACGTTGCAGAAACAGCTCTCCACGATTCGGGTGGCGCTTCGGTGGTGGGCGGATATTGAGGCCGTCCGAGACGGGCTGGCGGAGAAGGTTCACGCGCCCGAGCTGCCGGACGGCGCGAACTCGCGAGACGTGCATTTGAAGCCGGCGCGGGCGGATCGGATGCTCGAACACTACGGGACGTACCAGCCGGGGAGCCGTGAACACGTGCTGCTCGCTCTCTTGTGGCGGACGGGGATGCGTCGCGGTGCGCTCCGGTCGCTCGACGAGGACGACCTTCGACCGGACGACCACGCGGTCGTTCTCCGGCATCGCATCGAGGAGGGTACTCGGTTGAAGAATGGGGAGAGTGGCGAGCGCTGGGTGTACCTCGGGCCGCGGTGGTATCAGGTCGTGGAGCGGTATGTTCAGAACCCGAACCGGCCGGATGTGACGGACGAGTCCGGGCGGTCGCCGTTGCTTACGACGCGGAAGGGGCGGCCGACGGGGGACACGATTTACGCGAACGTCTGCCGGTTGACGCAGCCGTGTGAGATTGGGCGGGAGTGTCCGCACGACCGCGACCCGGGGACGTGCGAGGCGCGGGGTGTGGATGGGCATCCGGCGCGGTGTCCGTCGTCGCGGTCGCCGCACGCGATTCGCCGGGGTGCGATTACGCATCATTTGAATCAGGACACGCCGCCGGAGACGGTGAGCGAGCGGATGGACGTGTCGCTCGACGTGCTGTACGAGCACTACGATGCGCGGACGGAGCGGGAGAAGATGGACGTTCGCCGGGAGCAGCTTCCGGGTGGTGAGTGA
- a CDS encoding type IV pilin N-terminal domain-containing protein — MSDYAANAFKQLDGLLTRKHAGCGKDGELPTAPRAPAFPDIQGALTTIMKLTFPSIDADDDRAVSPVIGVILMVAITVILAAVIGAFVLNLGNDIQNTAPQASIQVVDAGDNFDADNMDNGTAMFYINHQQGDDIQFQNLKIVVTAESGNQIANFTAAENWENGPVEITGAGSGEFSTGTQLTVAVADNGTLSGSEWSANTQYTFQFIDQNSGSTVGTSTATLQ, encoded by the coding sequence ATGTCAGACTACGCGGCGAATGCTTTTAAGCAATTGGACGGCCTATTGACTCGTAAGCACGCAGGATGTGGAAAAGACGGCGAGCTTCCGACCGCTCCCCGCGCACCAGCTTTTCCGGACATCCAGGGTGCACTCACCACAATCATGAAACTGACATTCCCATCCATAGACGCCGACGACGACCGGGCCGTGAGCCCCGTCATCGGGGTTATTCTGATGGTCGCCATCACGGTCATCCTGGCGGCCGTCATCGGCGCATTCGTCCTCAACCTCGGCAACGACATCCAGAACACCGCACCCCAGGCCAGCATCCAAGTCGTTGACGCTGGTGACAACTTCGACGCAGATAATATGGACAATGGCACCGCCATGTTCTACATCAATCACCAGCAGGGCGACGACATCCAGTTCCAGAACTTGAAAATTGTCGTGACCGCTGAAAGCGGTAACCAAATAGCAAACTTCACTGCGGCAGAAAACTGGGAAAACGGCCCCGTTGAAATCACCGGCGCAGGAAGCGGCGAGTTCAGTACCGGTACTCAGCTGACGGTCGCAGTCGCGGATAACGGAACCCTGTCCGGCTCGGAGTGGAGCGCCAATACGCAGTACACGTTCCAGTTCATCGACCAGAACTCCGGCAGTACGGTCGGAACGTCCACCGCGACGCTCCAGTAA
- a CDS encoding HNH endonuclease: MSDIPEPVRREVRQEANFGCAICGNPIIEIHHIVPRSEEEHNDPERMIALCRNHHELAGPQAEGITPDQLYEYKKDPYNSDLVDYDFYFESETPLVEFAGCKCQLRDLDEMSILSVNGEDLVTMSYSDGVLQFSARLYNQEGDLVAELNENEWIAYTEDVWDLTYNGNQFKIWHDKRDIGIEIRYNSDTDRLFMRGNFYKDGALVRATPSKIVFPGNNQVIGCTFIDCGGALALSTK, from the coding sequence ATGTCAGATATACCTGAGCCTGTTCGCAGAGAAGTTCGACAGGAGGCGAATTTTGGGTGTGCCATCTGTGGCAATCCTATTATAGAGATCCATCACATCGTTCCTCGGAGTGAGGAGGAGCACAATGATCCTGAGAGGATGATCGCTCTCTGTCGGAATCACCACGAATTGGCGGGGCCGCAAGCTGAGGGAATCACTCCAGACCAGCTGTATGAATACAAAAAAGATCCGTATAATTCGGATCTCGTTGACTACGACTTCTACTTCGAGTCTGAAACTCCCTTAGTTGAATTTGCAGGGTGTAAATGCCAACTTAGAGATCTGGACGAGATGTCTATTTTGAGCGTAAACGGTGAAGATTTGGTGACTATGTCCTACTCAGACGGGGTTTTACAGTTTAGTGCGAGGCTCTATAACCAGGAAGGGGATTTGGTGGCCGAACTAAATGAAAACGAGTGGATAGCTTATACTGAGGACGTATGGGATCTAACTTACAACGGAAACCAATTCAAAATCTGGCACGATAAGCGTGATATTGGGATCGAGATACGGTATAACTCGGATACTGATAGACTATTTATGAGGGGTAATTTCTACAAAGATGGCGCCTTGGTTCGCGCTACTCCCTCGAAAATCGTATTTCCTGGAAATAACCAAGTGATTGGATGTACGTTTATTGACTGTGGTGGGGCTCTGGCACTATCAACCAAGTAG
- a CDS encoding RNB domain-containing ribonuclease, which produces MSDEQAAAGTPEGQGPVRVPQDLADRLESKREDLFEKFGIEDAFPPEVVEEAEARTEGVQQEIQDELDEREDLREMTTWTTDPVDAQDFDDAISVEEREDEYVLWVHIADVTHYVTPDTEMWESAVTRANTVYLPGYTVHMLPPVLAETVCSLVPNEDRLAHTVEMHLDKETLSYDTIDIYKSVIHSDERLTYTQAEDRLDDPDSPLHDEISLVFDLADQMHEQRKEDGSLVLNPRRDRAHTIIEECMLKANKAVTHELMWNRGVEAVYRVHPQPSPDEWSDALREIQELDGVSVPGDSWDDPRKAVNATLEQAPDRQLGKIQWAVMKVMPRAKYMNDPFGGHHALNFEIYGHFTSPIRRMSDLVNHWIVYQNDVPETLIELCDHASDKQKDGEQAEREYKQFLEEVGLDPNAVNNRGIEVADVDDIEY; this is translated from the coding sequence ATGTCAGACGAGCAGGCCGCGGCGGGCACCCCCGAAGGCCAGGGGCCCGTGCGCGTCCCCCAGGATCTCGCGGATCGACTCGAATCGAAGCGCGAGGATCTCTTCGAGAAGTTCGGCATCGAGGACGCGTTCCCGCCCGAAGTCGTCGAGGAAGCCGAGGCTCGCACCGAGGGCGTCCAGCAGGAGATCCAGGACGAACTCGACGAGCGCGAAGACCTCCGGGAGATGACGACGTGGACGACCGACCCGGTGGACGCGCAGGACTTCGACGACGCCATCAGCGTCGAGGAGCGCGAGGACGAGTACGTGCTCTGGGTGCACATCGCGGACGTGACGCACTACGTCACGCCGGACACGGAGATGTGGGAGTCCGCGGTGACGCGCGCGAACACCGTCTACCTCCCGGGGTACACGGTGCACATGCTCCCGCCCGTGCTCGCGGAGACGGTGTGTTCGCTCGTGCCGAACGAAGACCGGCTCGCGCACACGGTCGAGATGCACCTCGACAAGGAGACGCTCTCCTACGACACCATCGACATCTACAAGTCCGTCATCCACTCGGACGAACGCCTCACGTACACGCAGGCCGAAGACCGCCTCGACGACCCCGACAGCCCGCTGCACGACGAGATTTCGCTCGTGTTCGACCTCGCCGACCAGATGCACGAACAGCGCAAGGAGGACGGCTCGCTCGTGCTCAATCCGCGACGTGACCGCGCGCACACCATCATCGAGGAGTGCATGCTGAAGGCGAACAAGGCCGTCACGCACGAACTCATGTGGAACCGGGGCGTCGAAGCCGTCTACCGCGTCCACCCCCAGCCGAGTCCGGACGAGTGGAGCGACGCGCTCCGGGAGATTCAGGAACTCGACGGCGTCTCCGTCCCCGGCGACTCCTGGGACGACCCGCGGAAGGCCGTGAACGCGACATTGGAGCAAGCGCCCGACCGCCAGCTCGGGAAGATTCAGTGGGCGGTGATGAAGGTGATGCCGCGCGCGAAGTACATGAACGACCCGTTCGGCGGCCACCACGCCCTCAACTTCGAGATTTACGGACACTTCACGAGCCCCATCCGGCGGATGAGCGACCTCGTGAACCACTGGATCGTCTACCAGAACGACGTGCCGGAGACGCTCATCGAACTCTGCGACCACGCGAGCGACAAGCAGAAGGACGGCGAGCAGGCGGAACGCGAGTACAAGCAGTTCCTCGAAGAAGTAGGCTTGGATCCGAACGCCGTCAACAACCGCGGTATCGAGGTCGCTGACGTGGACGACATCGAGTACTGA
- a CDS encoding type IV pilin, translated as MKLEIPSIDADERGVSPVIGVILMVAITVILAAVIGAFVLNLGQDIQQTAPTASIGAVDAGDQLNDSEPDTVLYVNHQQGDSIEKSNLRITVTNESGAQIADITWNSDTGSWDAGTNSELNISTDLTDNSFDAGDQLVLNEISGNNVSAGEFTVQIIDTESGSTVASPTASVE; from the coding sequence ATGAAACTCGAAATACCATCCATTGACGCCGACGAGCGCGGTGTCAGCCCGGTTATCGGGGTTATTCTGATGGTCGCCATCACGGTCATCCTGGCGGCGGTCATCGGCGCGTTCGTCCTCAACCTCGGCCAAGACATCCAACAGACCGCACCCACCGCCAGTATCGGTGCCGTTGACGCAGGAGACCAGCTTAACGATTCGGAGCCAGACACAGTTCTGTACGTCAATCACCAGCAGGGCGACTCCATCGAAAAGTCGAATCTTCGGATAACCGTAACGAACGAAAGCGGTGCCCAAATAGCGGACATTACGTGGAACAGCGATACCGGGAGCTGGGATGCAGGCACGAATAGTGAACTGAATATTTCGACTGACCTCACGGACAATTCGTTCGATGCGGGAGATCAGCTCGTGCTCAACGAAATATCTGGTAACAACGTGTCTGCGGGCGAATTCACAGTGCAGATTATCGACACTGAGTCTGGTTCAACCGTCGCCTCTCCGACTGCTAGCGTCGAGTAA
- the rpsJ gene encoding 30S ribosomal protein S10, translated as MQQARVRLAGVSPDDLDDICADVREIAEKTGVNLSGPVPLPTKTLEIPSRKSPDGEGTATWEHWEMRVHKRLIDIDADERALRQLMRIQVPNDVSIEIVLED; from the coding sequence ATGCAACAGGCACGCGTTCGCCTCGCCGGTGTCAGCCCCGACGACCTCGACGACATCTGCGCAGATGTCCGAGAGATCGCGGAGAAGACCGGCGTTAACCTCAGCGGGCCGGTTCCGCTCCCCACGAAAACCCTCGAAATCCCCTCGCGGAAGTCCCCCGACGGTGAAGGGACGGCAACGTGGGAACACTGGGAGATGCGCGTCCACAAGCGTCTCATCGACATCGACGCGGACGAACGCGCGCTCCGACAGCTCATGCGCATCCAGGTCCCGAACGACGTCAGCATCGAAATCGTTCTGGAAGACTAA
- a CDS encoding RNA-binding protein — protein MEISSRHHLRSDEVSRLNDNLADTLGVSFDADTYELVELADSEFDLILVDGDPLACYIDDEPFVTVRGANETDPETGTVTVDAGAISFVSGGADVMRPGIVDADDAISEGDLVVIVEETHGKALAVGRALVPGSEMTGDSGKVVDSIHHVGDDLYEFVP, from the coding sequence ATGGAGATATCCTCGCGCCACCACCTGCGGAGCGACGAAGTGTCGCGGCTGAACGACAACCTCGCGGACACGCTCGGGGTGTCGTTCGACGCGGACACGTACGAACTCGTGGAACTCGCGGACTCCGAGTTCGACCTCATCCTCGTGGACGGCGACCCGCTCGCGTGCTACATCGACGACGAACCGTTCGTCACCGTGCGCGGCGCGAACGAGACCGACCCCGAGACGGGAACCGTGACGGTGGACGCGGGCGCTATCTCGTTCGTCAGCGGCGGCGCGGACGTGATGCGACCCGGCATCGTCGACGCGGACGACGCCATCAGTGAGGGTGACCTCGTCGTCATCGTGGAGGAGACGCACGGGAAGGCGCTCGCGGTCGGCCGCGCGCTCGTCCCCGGAAGCGAGATGACCGGGGACTCCGGGAAGGTCGTTGACTCTATCCACCACGTCGGCGACGACCTCTACGAGTTCGTTCCCTGA
- a CDS encoding sigma-70 region 4 domain-containing protein, whose protein sequence is MTGREQATLATFAGPSLDELTEAERDAYQAIRQGDSGVREYARRTDRAPGTVGNLLARADAKLGGS, encoded by the coding sequence ATGACGGGACGAGAACAGGCGACGCTCGCGACGTTCGCCGGGCCGTCGCTCGACGAACTCACCGAGGCGGAACGCGACGCCTACCAGGCTATCCGCCAGGGCGACTCCGGCGTTCGGGAGTACGCTCGTCGGACTGACCGCGCGCCTGGAACCGTCGGGAATCTGCTCGCGCGGGCTGACGCAAAACTCGGGGGGTCGTGA
- a CDS encoding transcriptional regulator, producing the protein MNEVDDAILEFYSDLGEVGGKRVALPPTAVKRHLTDELESLDKSLSTYSRRMTKLEERGLLESPFEEGSYYRITDMGLAYLAGELDADDLAE; encoded by the coding sequence ATGAACGAGGTAGACGACGCTATCCTAGAGTTCTACTCAGACCTCGGGGAAGTTGGAGGGAAGCGCGTCGCCCTTCCCCCAACTGCCGTGAAGCGCCACCTCACCGACGAACTCGAATCTCTCGATAAGTCCCTATCCACATACTCGCGCAGGATGACGAAGCTCGAAGAGCGCGGACTCTTAGAATCCCCCTTCGAGGAAGGTTCGTACTATCGAATTACGGACATGGGCCTCGCGTATCTCGCGGGCGAGCTTGACGCGGACGATCTTGCGGAATAG
- a CDS encoding DUF7835 family putative zinc beta-ribbon protein, translating to MSRGPQRHDEPCPLCDATTTHLVTIELRQERPDGENCAYSREPYRIAECTACGRSRASRVRSA from the coding sequence ATGTCTCGGGGCCCGCAACGCCACGACGAACCCTGTCCGCTCTGTGACGCGACCACGACCCACCTGGTGACCATCGAACTCCGACAGGAACGTCCCGACGGCGAGAACTGCGCGTACTCCCGCGAACCCTATCGAATCGCAGAATGCACCGCGTGCGGCCGCTCGCGCGCCAGCCGCGTCCGAAGCGCCTGA
- a CDS encoding DUF7692 domain-containing protein, giving the protein MRIRTNGEYAYRKDTIEAAAERLGVNKTEAVLIACDSVGPLLDGVEEALEHPDIPPRLKKELANIISTSRVQVCVNPGTAEVTQNKR; this is encoded by the coding sequence ATGCGAATCCGAACCAACGGTGAGTACGCGTACCGAAAGGACACTATTGAGGCGGCCGCTGAACGCCTCGGCGTCAACAAAACCGAGGCCGTGCTCATCGCCTGCGACTCGGTTGGCCCGCTTCTCGACGGCGTGGAAGAGGCCCTAGAGCACCCCGATATCCCACCGCGGCTAAAGAAAGAACTTGCCAATATTATTAGCACTAGTAGGGTCCAAGTCTGTGTTAACCCGGGAACGGCAGAGGTAACTCAGAATAAAAGATAG
- a CDS encoding cell division protein SepF, with translation MGFMDKILGAGGNSTEDYVELDVGDFETSAGNARKSVHIAEIDGQEDVIAIKDAVYDGDVVLADITRLRTEDKMVDHVIDELRQVAQEVGGDIVQKGDDQLIVTPSGISISREKLNR, from the coding sequence ATGGGATTCATGGATAAGATTCTCGGCGCGGGCGGTAACTCGACCGAGGACTACGTCGAACTCGACGTCGGCGACTTCGAGACCAGCGCCGGAAACGCACGCAAGAGCGTTCACATCGCCGAAATAGACGGCCAAGAGGACGTCATCGCCATCAAGGACGCCGTCTACGACGGCGACGTCGTGCTCGCCGACATCACCCGCCTCCGCACTGAGGACAAGATGGTCGACCACGTCATCGACGAACTCCGCCAGGTCGCCCAGGAGGTCGGCGGCGACATCGTCCAGAAGGGCGACGACCAACTCATCGTCACGCCGTCCGGCATCTCCATCAGCCGCGAAAAACTCAACCGATAA
- a CDS encoding helix-turn-helix transcriptional regulator, protein MAHVETVRPQAHEFDVTWHFGATHRDDHGLGLYYAADSVYKDHGEDWQTEGKPTESFRFDGEEWAACFDYYTGGLDPDTAPPEFQLEQVREFQFYFVAQDSTYDGERADNSQRVRGGTLTLRPRWPDLDSLSEYDTPSVPDLGGPYVSVRAQASNIDPEKYLDLARTVLTSFDIDPRYTMDPHPISHVSDCALYVRPDRAKSGPLYAASGPISRCHDVLVSDRSGYRKHTEDHRERPGDHVAAMVTDERASDLLRGHRVGFEAKHYYMRDPQTYDPDEFGYHPKFEVAYQSSITNRTVRWDHPDEFDTSDLLHELDETLFNMVEWAGLSLRGGEQWVSDAYFAAGEEIERSLRLYDDPLPEVEDAQTAAVTRLWGEMEESDRAVVDTLLADGGEVSPADAAEKTGYSYRTVRRVVDRLGDLIEHTYGQLEFTSKHVQQELLSRVQAAEQNFRETVGSAAMQVAQAAERGDTADAWSRWRREYNAAVRPGEYDHETRVEVHYKPTDAADERSMLRQLALAWEQTHDEPVRHLTVSYTRADGEHRRVRDTWSVVDSLQTAAQRAEDARNAKARREAEDVDWEAWAERERRRAGGAGDVTPG, encoded by the coding sequence ATGGCGCACGTCGAAACTGTCCGCCCCCAGGCCCACGAGTTCGACGTGACTTGGCACTTCGGCGCGACACACCGCGACGACCACGGGCTCGGCCTCTACTACGCCGCCGACTCGGTCTACAAAGACCACGGCGAGGACTGGCAAACCGAGGGGAAGCCCACCGAGTCGTTCCGGTTCGACGGCGAGGAGTGGGCCGCCTGCTTCGACTACTACACCGGCGGCCTCGACCCCGATACCGCCCCACCCGAGTTCCAGCTCGAACAGGTCCGGGAATTCCAGTTCTACTTCGTCGCTCAGGACAGCACGTACGATGGCGAGCGCGCCGACAACAGCCAGCGCGTCCGCGGCGGCACGCTTACGCTCCGCCCGCGGTGGCCCGACCTCGACAGCCTCTCCGAGTACGACACCCCGAGCGTCCCCGACCTCGGCGGCCCATACGTCTCCGTCCGCGCACAGGCGAGCAATATCGACCCGGAGAAGTACCTCGACCTCGCGCGCACCGTCTTGACGAGCTTCGATATCGACCCGCGGTACACGATGGACCCACACCCGATTAGCCACGTCTCGGACTGCGCGCTCTACGTGCGCCCCGACCGCGCGAAGAGTGGGCCGTTGTACGCCGCGTCCGGCCCGATTAGTCGGTGTCACGACGTGCTCGTCTCCGACCGGTCGGGGTATCGGAAACACACCGAGGACCACCGCGAACGGCCCGGCGACCACGTCGCCGCCATGGTCACAGACGAGCGGGCGAGCGACCTGCTCCGCGGGCACCGCGTTGGCTTCGAGGCGAAGCACTACTACATGAGAGACCCGCAGACGTACGACCCGGACGAGTTCGGCTACCATCCGAAATTCGAGGTCGCCTACCAGTCCAGCATCACGAATCGCACCGTGCGCTGGGACCACCCCGACGAGTTCGACACCAGCGACCTCCTCCACGAACTCGACGAAACCCTGTTCAACATGGTGGAGTGGGCCGGCCTCTCGCTCCGCGGCGGCGAGCAGTGGGTGAGTGATGCGTACTTCGCGGCCGGCGAGGAGATCGAGCGCTCGCTCCGGCTCTACGACGACCCACTCCCCGAGGTCGAAGACGCACAGACGGCGGCCGTCACCCGGCTGTGGGGTGAGATGGAGGAGTCCGACCGCGCCGTCGTAGACACCTTGCTCGCGGACGGCGGCGAGGTCTCCCCGGCCGACGCGGCCGAGAAGACCGGGTACAGCTACCGGACGGTGCGCCGGGTCGTTGACCGGTTGGGCGACCTCATCGAGCACACGTACGGCCAGCTTGAGTTTACCTCGAAGCACGTGCAGCAGGAACTCCTGTCGCGGGTGCAGGCGGCGGAACAGAACTTCCGGGAGACGGTTGGGAGCGCGGCGATGCAGGTGGCGCAGGCGGCCGAGCGCGGCGACACCGCGGACGCGTGGAGTCGGTGGCGACGCGAGTACAACGCGGCCGTTCGGCCGGGTGAGTACGACCACGAGACGCGCGTTGAAGTCCACTACAAGCCGACGGACGCGGCGGACGAGCGGTCGATGCTGCGGCAGCTCGCGCTCGCCTGGGAACAGACGCACGACGAGCCGGTGCGCCACCTGACGGTGTCGTACACGCGAGCGGACGGCGAGCACCGACGGGTGCGGGATACCTGGAGTGTCGTGGACTCGCTACAAACCGCCGCACAACGCGCGGAGGACGCGCGGAACGCGAAGGCGCGGCGGGAGGCAGAGGACGTGGACTGGGAGGCGTGGGCGGAGCGAGAGCGGCGGCGAGCGGGCGGCGCGGGTGACGTGACGCCAGGCTAA
- a CDS encoding response regulator, with translation MDAAGDDTTQYRVLVVDDDEEVAATISLYLEDGTNLETVIETSADDALDRLEDADIHCVISDYQMPRATGIDLLEDIREDYPALPFLLFTARGSELVASKAISAGATDYLPKGSPEKYDLLANRTQNAIEQAAARADLERAKARFDALVKNTEYTVVTIDETSRIEYVNDAVEDLLGYAPGDLDGEPLDTIIPERLAGTHEQAVEDYLETGEKHVDWDGTEFPAVHADGTELTVEIAFDEYETRSAGRLFTGVMRRADD, from the coding sequence ATGGATGCTGCCGGGGACGACACGACGCAATACCGCGTTCTCGTCGTCGACGACGACGAAGAGGTCGCCGCGACGATCAGTCTCTACCTCGAAGACGGAACGAACCTCGAAACCGTCATCGAGACGAGCGCCGATGACGCGCTCGACCGCCTCGAAGACGCCGACATCCACTGCGTCATCTCCGACTACCAGATGCCGCGCGCCACCGGCATCGACCTCCTCGAAGACATCCGCGAGGACTACCCCGCCCTTCCCTTCCTCCTCTTTACCGCGCGCGGCAGCGAACTCGTCGCGAGCAAGGCGATTTCGGCGGGCGCAACCGACTACCTCCCGAAGGGCAGCCCCGAGAAGTACGACCTGCTCGCGAACCGCACCCAGAACGCCATCGAGCAAGCGGCGGCGCGCGCCGACCTCGAACGCGCGAAAGCCCGGTTCGACGCGCTCGTGAAGAACACCGAGTACACCGTCGTCACCATCGACGAGACCAGCCGCATCGAGTACGTCAACGACGCCGTCGAAGACCTCCTCGGGTACGCGCCCGGCGACCTCGACGGCGAACCCCTCGACACCATCATTCCCGAACGGCTCGCCGGAACCCACGAACAAGCCGTCGAGGACTACCTCGAAACCGGCGAGAAGCACGTGGACTGGGACGGCACCGAGTTCCCCGCCGTTCACGCCGACGGCACCGAACTCACCGTCGAAATCGCGTTCGACGAGTACGAAACCCGGAGCGCCGGCCGTCTCTTCACCGGCGTCATGCGCCGCGCCGACGACTGA
- a CDS encoding DUF1028 domain-containing protein has product MTFSICVREEYEDDGDTQYRFGVAVTTRLPGVGTLCPFVSEHGAVATQSLVNVELGRKGVEYLGDGLAVEDALDALLNADDGKPERQLHGVGADGEFAFSGDECGEWFGDLVGENYTVAGNLLTGESVIEAAAAAYEDGDREEPLAKRLIDALGAGQAEGGDKRDDLEVQSAAVKVATTEDREFDPYYDDLRVDASTEPVQDLRETFRLASEGQETVLEKYAEESEE; this is encoded by the coding sequence ATGACGTTCAGCATCTGCGTGCGCGAGGAGTACGAGGACGACGGCGACACCCAGTATCGGTTCGGGGTGGCGGTGACGACGCGGCTTCCCGGGGTGGGGACGCTGTGCCCGTTCGTCTCCGAGCACGGCGCGGTGGCGACGCAGAGCCTCGTGAACGTCGAGCTCGGCCGGAAGGGCGTCGAGTACCTCGGGGACGGGCTCGCGGTGGAGGACGCGCTGGACGCGCTGTTGAACGCGGACGACGGGAAACCGGAGCGGCAGTTGCACGGCGTCGGCGCGGACGGCGAGTTCGCGTTCTCGGGCGACGAGTGCGGGGAGTGGTTCGGCGACCTCGTCGGGGAGAACTACACGGTCGCGGGGAACCTCCTCACGGGCGAGTCCGTCATCGAGGCGGCGGCGGCGGCGTACGAGGACGGCGACCGCGAGGAACCGCTGGCGAAGCGCCTCATCGACGCGCTCGGCGCGGGGCAGGCCGAGGGCGGGGACAAGCGCGACGACCTCGAAGTGCAGTCCGCGGCCGTGAAGGTGGCGACGACGGAAGACCGCGAGTTCGACCCGTACTACGACGACCTGCGCGTGGACGCGAGCACGGAGCCAGTCCAGGACCTCCGGGAGACGTTCCGGCTCGCGAGCGAGGGCCAGGAGACGGTGCTGGAGAAGTACGCGGAGGAGAGCGAGGAGTAG